Proteins from a genomic interval of Rhodothermus marinus:
- the nagB gene encoding glucosamine-6-phosphate deaminase encodes MLVEIFTDYEALSERAYELVATLIRRKPNCVLGFATGSTPLGLYRRLVEGYRRGQLDFSKVVTFNLDEYVGLPPSHPQSYHYFMWENLFKHININPSNVHLPNGMVDDVEAHCDWYEEQIRRAGGIDLQILGIGPNGHLAFNEPGSSLGSRTRIKTLSRATLKANARFFGSEEAVPRHAITIGIGTIMEARRLLLLASGRAKARAVRAMLEGPISAMVPATIVQLHRYAHVLLDEEAASELEYNHHDGISEPFDVH; translated from the coding sequence ATGCTGGTTGAGATTTTTACGGACTACGAGGCATTGAGCGAACGCGCCTACGAGCTCGTCGCCACGCTCATCCGCCGCAAACCCAACTGCGTACTGGGCTTCGCCACCGGCAGCACACCGCTGGGCCTCTACCGCCGCCTCGTCGAAGGCTACCGCCGCGGCCAGCTCGACTTCTCCAAGGTCGTCACCTTCAACCTCGACGAATACGTGGGCCTGCCGCCCTCCCACCCCCAGAGCTATCACTACTTCATGTGGGAAAACCTCTTCAAACACATCAACATCAACCCCTCGAACGTGCACCTTCCCAACGGGATGGTCGACGACGTCGAGGCGCACTGCGACTGGTACGAGGAGCAGATCCGGCGCGCGGGCGGCATCGACCTGCAGATTCTGGGTATCGGTCCCAACGGCCACCTGGCCTTCAACGAGCCGGGCTCGTCGCTGGGCTCACGCACACGCATCAAGACGCTCTCGCGGGCCACGCTTAAGGCCAACGCGCGCTTTTTCGGGAGTGAAGAGGCGGTGCCCCGCCATGCGATCACGATAGGCATCGGAACGATCATGGAGGCACGGCGGCTGTTGCTGCTGGCCAGCGGACGGGCCAAAGCGCGCGCGGTGCGGGCGATGCTCGAAGGGCCGATTTCGGCGATGGTGCCGGCCACGATCGTGCAACTGCACCGCTACGCGCACGTGCTGCTCGACGAAGAGGCGGCCTCGGAGCTGGAGTACAACCACCACGACGGCATCTCGGAACCCTTCGACGTGCACTGA
- a CDS encoding SLC13 family permease — translation MTRRQRLGLVLGPLVFLSFWLGPKPAALSPEAWHAGAVSLWMAVWWITEALPIPATALLPIVLFPVLGVRSIGEATAPYAHPIIFLFMGGFLLAQAMQRWRLHRRLALHIIRRIGTRPVRLVLGFLLAGAFLSLWVSNTATALMMLPIALSVLELLEERVAGQPALRAFEAALVLGIAYGCNIGGMGTLIGTPPNALLAGFLSETYGYELSFAAWLPLGLPIVAIGLLLTYLLLIFVLFPEGRRLRVEAIGLIQAELSALGPVQPAERRVAWVFAVTALLWIVRPLLSRWVPGLSDAGIAIGAALMLFLLPAGQGRRLLDWESARHLPWGILLLFGGGLSMADAITDTGLARWIGQQVGGLAGWPPLLIVLLATGTIVFLTEITSNTAVAAAFLPVLASAAVGLGQNPLLLAIPATLGASCAFMLPVATPPNAVVYSTGRITMAEMARAGFWLNLLFILLLTALAFLLLPFTLGVEVGRLPTWAQP, via the coding sequence ATGACACGCAGGCAGCGTCTGGGACTGGTGCTGGGACCGCTGGTTTTTCTGAGTTTCTGGCTGGGGCCGAAACCGGCGGCGCTTTCCCCGGAGGCCTGGCATGCCGGAGCCGTCAGTCTCTGGATGGCCGTCTGGTGGATTACGGAGGCCCTTCCGATTCCGGCCACGGCGCTTTTGCCGATCGTGCTGTTTCCGGTGCTGGGCGTGCGTTCGATTGGCGAAGCGACGGCCCCCTATGCCCATCCCATCATCTTTCTGTTTATGGGAGGATTCCTCCTGGCACAGGCCATGCAGCGCTGGCGGTTGCACCGACGGCTGGCGCTGCACATCATCCGGCGCATTGGAACGCGGCCGGTCCGGCTGGTGCTGGGCTTTCTGCTGGCCGGGGCGTTTCTGAGCCTGTGGGTCAGCAACACGGCCACGGCGCTGATGATGTTGCCGATTGCGCTCTCGGTGCTGGAACTGCTGGAGGAGCGGGTGGCCGGGCAGCCGGCGCTTCGGGCCTTTGAGGCGGCGCTGGTGCTTGGCATTGCCTACGGCTGCAACATCGGCGGCATGGGCACGCTCATCGGGACGCCGCCCAATGCGCTGCTGGCGGGCTTCCTGAGCGAGACCTACGGTTATGAGCTGAGCTTTGCGGCCTGGCTGCCGCTGGGACTGCCGATCGTGGCGATAGGTCTGTTGCTGACCTACCTGTTGCTGATCTTTGTTCTGTTCCCGGAAGGACGGCGGCTTCGGGTCGAAGCCATAGGGCTGATTCAGGCGGAACTGTCGGCACTGGGACCTGTGCAGCCGGCCGAGCGCCGCGTGGCCTGGGTCTTTGCCGTGACGGCGCTGCTGTGGATCGTGCGTCCGCTGCTGAGCCGATGGGTGCCGGGGCTTTCGGATGCGGGCATCGCCATAGGGGCGGCGCTGATGCTGTTTCTGCTACCAGCCGGGCAGGGGCGGCGGTTGCTCGACTGGGAGTCGGCCCGACATCTGCCCTGGGGCATCCTGCTGCTCTTTGGCGGTGGCCTCAGCATGGCCGACGCGATCACCGATACGGGGCTGGCGCGCTGGATCGGCCAGCAGGTGGGTGGGCTGGCCGGATGGCCGCCGCTTTTGATCGTGCTGCTGGCGACCGGCACCATCGTCTTTCTGACCGAAATCACCAGCAATACGGCGGTAGCCGCCGCTTTTCTACCGGTGCTGGCCTCGGCAGCCGTGGGACTGGGGCAAAATCCCCTGCTGCTGGCGATTCCGGCTACGCTGGGCGCCAGCTGTGCGTTCATGTTGCCCGTGGCTACCCCGCCCAACGCCGTGGTGTACAGCACCGGGCGAATTACCATGGCAGAGATGGCGCGTGCAGGCTTCTGGTTGAATCTGTTGTTTATTCTGCTCCTGACTGCTCTGGCTTTCCTCCTGCTCCCGTTCACGCTGGGAGTAGAGGTGGGGCGCCTCCCGACATGGGCTCAACCCTGA
- a CDS encoding PIG-L deacetylase family protein codes for MVRYARWGLVALLFGAQVAWSQPEVPVEQWQGKTILLIGAHPDDDSYAHGTLARLAAQGNEVYVLLLTMGNVGTKDTTLSRTQLARIRKQEEINALAVLGIPADHYINLGYDDGRLEYYATNHREELIRRVVYYIRKLKPDVLFAFDPGKGEQRWHKSDHRAASLLAVDAARAAEWPLLFESHLIYDGLEAHWIQEYLFFDNEPEDQNVCVDIHDYVERKVRAGTQYISQFSSAWYKYTETLSPEAFQEMEQRIRRRIRYQDGRAVECFRYYRGIPDGIGR; via the coding sequence ATGGTACGCTATGCTCGTTGGGGCCTGGTGGCCCTGCTGTTTGGTGCCCAGGTGGCCTGGAGTCAGCCCGAAGTGCCCGTAGAACAGTGGCAGGGAAAAACCATCCTGCTCATCGGAGCCCACCCCGATGACGACTCCTATGCGCACGGGACGCTGGCCCGGCTGGCCGCGCAGGGTAACGAAGTGTATGTGCTGTTGCTGACGATGGGTAACGTGGGCACCAAGGATACCACGCTTTCCCGCACGCAACTGGCCCGGATTCGCAAGCAGGAGGAGATCAATGCGCTGGCTGTGCTCGGGATTCCGGCCGATCACTACATTAACCTGGGCTATGACGATGGACGGCTCGAATATTATGCGACCAACCATCGGGAAGAACTCATTCGACGGGTCGTGTACTACATCCGTAAACTGAAGCCCGATGTGCTGTTCGCATTCGATCCGGGCAAGGGCGAGCAGCGCTGGCACAAGTCGGACCACCGAGCGGCGTCGCTTCTGGCCGTCGATGCGGCACGTGCCGCCGAGTGGCCTCTCCTGTTCGAAAGCCATCTCATCTACGACGGCCTGGAGGCCCACTGGATTCAGGAATACCTCTTTTTCGACAACGAGCCCGAGGACCAGAACGTGTGCGTGGACATCCACGATTACGTCGAACGGAAGGTGCGGGCGGGCACGCAGTATATCAGCCAGTTCAGCTCGGCCTGGTACAAGTACACCGAGACCCTTTCGCCGGAAGCCTTTCAGGAAATGGAGCAGCGCATCCGGCGACGCATCCGCTATCAGGACGGGCGCGCCGTAGAGTGCTTCCGCTACTACCGGGGCATTCCAGATGGAATCGGACGATGA
- a CDS encoding RagB/SusD family nutrient uptake outer membrane protein, producing MRPIHFVALLLLVGGLSACGEDFTMLAPPSQKNAADFYQTPEDFQQAIFGVYDALQQRGTFNMGYWIAGEMRSDNTDAGDDVTGLAAQLAALDTFDELPTNDYALAIWADSYRGVARANVILARLPAADLPADLKALYEGEALFLRSLFYYYLAQIFCNIPLILDETTSPDQPVNQVPASEVYAQLMQDLTRAEELLPVRYPQGQEGRATKGAAATLLAKVYLIVGDRGRAATVLRRIIDNYGYQLVPDYADLWGPENENNPESIFEVQYKAGGFGEGSPFVDQFVPWSTATSGQTGNRPTLDMQQAYEEGDLRFMISMDTSYVDADGETQQARYIKKYISQPFALFDAENNFIVFRYADVLLMLAEALGESPEAYALINQVRQRAGLPPIGPDTPGTFEEKLLHERRVELAFENHRWFDLLRFGRAMDVMQAKGFRPKQCFPIPQREIDVSHGVLQQNPEHE from the coding sequence ATGCGACCGATTCATTTTGTTGCGCTGTTACTGCTGGTCGGCGGCCTGAGCGCCTGCGGCGAGGATTTCACGATGCTGGCGCCTCCCTCGCAGAAGAATGCGGCCGACTTTTACCAGACGCCCGAGGATTTCCAGCAGGCGATCTTCGGGGTCTACGATGCGCTGCAGCAGCGCGGAACGTTCAATATGGGCTACTGGATCGCCGGCGAGATGCGCTCCGACAACACGGATGCGGGCGACGACGTGACCGGGTTGGCCGCACAGCTGGCCGCGCTCGACACGTTCGATGAGTTGCCCACGAACGACTATGCGCTGGCGATCTGGGCCGATTCGTACCGGGGAGTGGCCCGCGCCAACGTGATCCTGGCGCGTCTGCCAGCGGCCGATCTGCCCGCCGATCTGAAGGCCCTGTATGAAGGGGAGGCCCTCTTCCTGCGCTCGCTCTTTTATTACTATCTGGCGCAGATCTTCTGCAACATTCCCCTGATCCTCGACGAAACGACCTCGCCCGACCAGCCGGTGAATCAGGTGCCGGCCAGCGAGGTCTATGCGCAGCTCATGCAAGACCTGACACGCGCCGAAGAACTGTTGCCGGTGCGCTATCCGCAGGGACAGGAAGGGCGTGCTACGAAAGGAGCAGCCGCCACGCTGCTGGCCAAGGTCTATCTGATCGTGGGCGACCGGGGGCGTGCCGCTACCGTGCTGCGCCGCATCATCGACAACTATGGCTACCAGCTGGTGCCTGATTATGCGGATCTCTGGGGACCTGAAAACGAAAACAATCCCGAGTCCATTTTCGAGGTGCAGTACAAAGCGGGTGGATTCGGAGAAGGCAGCCCGTTCGTGGATCAGTTCGTTCCCTGGAGTACGGCAACCAGTGGACAGACAGGCAACCGCCCGACGCTCGACATGCAGCAGGCGTATGAGGAAGGAGATCTGCGTTTCATGATTTCCATGGATACCAGCTATGTGGATGCCGACGGCGAAACACAACAGGCGCGGTACATCAAAAAGTACATCAGCCAGCCCTTTGCACTCTTCGACGCCGAAAACAACTTCATCGTCTTTCGCTATGCGGATGTGCTGTTGATGCTTGCCGAAGCGCTGGGTGAAAGCCCGGAGGCCTACGCCCTGATCAACCAGGTACGGCAGCGGGCCGGACTTCCGCCTATCGGACCGGATACGCCCGGAACCTTCGAAGAGAAGCTGCTGCACGAACGTCGCGTCGAGCTGGCTTTCGAAAACCACCGCTGGTTCGATCTGCTCCGCTTCGGGCGGGCCATGGACGTCATGCAGGCGAAAGGATTCCGGCCCAAACAGTGCTTCCCCATCCCGCAGCGTGAAATTGACGTCTCGCACGGCGTGCTTCAGCAGAATCCCGAACACGAATAA
- a CDS encoding SusC/RagA family TonB-linked outer membrane protein → MKEMLRGLFLIGVLAVQTTVAAERPQPVRHFAPLHWYAYSDSVEKINERLVSLEAQSLSLRQALARLVAQVGGRLTYDSAQVPDRQVRVSLQAVPLEVALDSLLVGTNLTVWASPSGQLVLVPTPRAPEKAPAPQHTVQGQVLDAETDDPLPGVNVVVKGTMIGTTTDLDGYYALEAPSPEDTLVFSFVGYRSAEVPIDGRTRIDVRLLPAVEELEEIVVIGYGTQQRVRVTGSVTSLQMEEVAELPTFSFENAILGRLPGVQIQETSGEPGAAPTVRIRGTRSITAGNDPLYVIDGFPVSSNPALQGSIALRDELYQPPPINPLAGLNPDDIASVEVLKDASAAAIYGSRGANGVILITTRKGQRDGSIQVRYNGYVGLQEVARKPDLMNARELIEYTIDARNNNYREKYGQDPPNPRTNEGRPNDDFVLIPEKYVNWDGTDTDWLDLIFRTAPTVSQHLSVSGGVDKLGYYVAGSYLMQEGLIDGTNDLTRYSLRVNLDADPHERLHLNLNLNTAFTRTNRLPANAPYFARPPGIIYSAMVHSPVIKPYNEDGSINQLDNQSYLGGGTTSASNPLAIIAAVTDVLDNHRTFGTLSADYTLRPGLVYRVNLGVDLNNYQRTFYRANSLLYRTARTGEPFGQANASQSLNWLIEHTLSYEVSLNDAHYLSAVAGYTAQKETIDLSQVEARNFPDDKVKTISGGQVTGGSGVQEAWSLVSMLARLSYSYRDRYLLTASIRSDRSSRFGRNRQTGVFPSVSVGWRIQEEPFMQPVRGFLSELKLRTSYGVTGNFQIPNYASISLLDQANYVVGNQVVLGAAPATLGDENLTWETTRQFNLGLDVGLLADRIYFTAEFYNSITEDLLLYVNVPTALGYESALTNIGKVRNRGFEFSLTSRNLVGAFTWETDFNLSVNRNKVLALGPDDAPIYTLNIAGLRYVTQVGAPIGSYYGFVVEGIYQSEEEIAQAPVDRLAPNPGPGDFRFKDIDGDGDVDNDDRTVIGSYFPDYTFGITNRFGYKNFDLAIFIQGVQGNEILNLTSRHLKNGEANFNSYAIFNERWRSPENPGNGKVPRADRQSDLHGNNNRPSTFQVEDGSYVRLRSVTLGYTLPERLLGRHLSQARIYLSATNLFTWTNYLGFNPEVSMRAESALTPGLDYGTYPLARTYTLGVSLTF, encoded by the coding sequence ATGAAGGAGATGCTACGAGGTCTGTTTTTGATCGGCGTGCTGGCCGTTCAGACTACGGTAGCGGCCGAGCGTCCGCAGCCGGTGAGGCATTTCGCGCCGCTGCACTGGTACGCGTACAGTGACAGCGTCGAGAAAATCAACGAGCGGCTGGTTTCGCTCGAGGCACAGAGTCTGTCGCTGCGGCAGGCGCTGGCGCGTCTGGTGGCGCAGGTGGGCGGGCGTCTGACTTACGATTCGGCACAGGTGCCGGATCGTCAGGTCCGGGTTTCGCTGCAGGCGGTACCGCTGGAGGTGGCGCTGGACAGCCTGCTGGTCGGGACGAACCTGACGGTGTGGGCTTCGCCCAGCGGACAACTGGTGCTGGTTCCGACGCCCCGGGCTCCGGAAAAGGCGCCGGCTCCTCAGCACACCGTGCAGGGGCAGGTGCTCGATGCGGAAACGGACGACCCGCTTCCCGGCGTCAACGTGGTGGTCAAGGGAACCATGATCGGGACGACGACCGATCTGGACGGCTACTATGCACTGGAAGCGCCTTCGCCTGAAGACACGCTGGTCTTTTCGTTCGTGGGTTACCGGAGCGCGGAAGTACCCATCGACGGACGGACGCGTATCGATGTGCGGCTTCTTCCGGCGGTGGAGGAACTGGAAGAAATTGTCGTGATCGGCTATGGCACCCAGCAACGTGTGCGTGTGACCGGTTCGGTTACTTCGCTCCAGATGGAGGAGGTGGCCGAGCTCCCGACGTTCAGCTTTGAGAATGCGATTCTGGGACGCCTGCCGGGGGTGCAGATTCAGGAAACCAGTGGAGAGCCCGGCGCCGCTCCGACCGTTCGCATCCGTGGGACGCGATCCATTACGGCCGGCAACGATCCGCTTTACGTGATCGATGGTTTTCCGGTCTCGAGCAATCCCGCCCTGCAGGGATCGATCGCGCTGCGCGACGAACTCTATCAGCCACCCCCCATCAATCCACTGGCTGGCCTGAATCCGGACGACATTGCTTCGGTCGAAGTGCTCAAGGATGCGTCAGCGGCGGCGATTTACGGTTCGCGGGGAGCCAATGGCGTCATTCTGATCACAACGCGGAAGGGTCAGCGTGATGGAAGCATTCAGGTGCGCTACAATGGCTACGTCGGGCTCCAGGAGGTCGCGCGCAAACCCGATCTGATGAATGCACGCGAACTGATCGAATACACGATCGATGCGCGCAATAACAATTATCGCGAAAAATACGGTCAGGACCCGCCCAATCCGCGGACCAATGAAGGCCGACCCAACGACGACTTCGTGTTGATTCCGGAAAAGTACGTGAACTGGGACGGCACGGATACAGACTGGCTGGATCTGATCTTTCGCACGGCCCCGACCGTCAGCCAGCATCTTTCGGTCTCGGGTGGGGTGGATAAGCTGGGCTATTATGTGGCGGGTAGCTATCTGATGCAGGAAGGCCTGATCGACGGCACCAACGACCTGACCCGCTACAGCCTGCGCGTCAACCTCGACGCCGATCCGCACGAGCGCTTGCATCTCAATCTGAATCTCAATACCGCCTTCACGCGCACCAATCGCCTGCCGGCCAATGCGCCGTACTTTGCCCGGCCCCCCGGCATTATCTATTCCGCCATGGTGCATTCGCCCGTCATCAAGCCATACAACGAGGATGGCTCCATCAATCAGCTGGACAATCAGTCGTATCTGGGTGGAGGCACGACATCTGCCAGCAATCCGCTGGCCATCATTGCGGCGGTAACGGACGTGCTGGACAACCATCGGACTTTCGGGACGCTGAGCGCTGACTACACGCTGCGTCCGGGACTGGTCTATCGCGTGAATCTCGGGGTTGATCTGAACAATTATCAACGAACGTTTTACCGGGCCAACTCGCTGCTCTACCGCACGGCGCGCACGGGCGAACCCTTTGGTCAGGCCAACGCTTCACAGAGCTTGAACTGGCTCATCGAGCACACGCTTTCGTACGAGGTGAGCCTGAACGACGCGCACTATCTGTCGGCAGTGGCCGGCTACACGGCCCAGAAGGAGACGATCGACCTGTCGCAGGTGGAAGCCCGTAACTTCCCGGACGACAAGGTGAAAACCATCAGCGGCGGGCAGGTCACGGGAGGAAGCGGCGTACAGGAGGCCTGGTCGCTGGTGTCGATGCTGGCGCGCCTCAGCTACAGCTATCGCGACCGCTATCTGCTGACGGCTTCGATTCGCTCGGATCGGTCTTCCCGCTTCGGCCGGAATCGCCAGACCGGTGTGTTTCCGTCCGTGTCGGTAGGCTGGCGCATCCAGGAAGAGCCTTTCATGCAGCCGGTGCGCGGATTTTTGAGCGAACTGAAGTTGCGGACCAGCTACGGGGTGACGGGCAACTTCCAGATTCCCAACTATGCGTCGATCAGCCTGCTGGACCAGGCCAACTACGTGGTAGGCAATCAGGTGGTGCTGGGGGCGGCCCCGGCCACGCTGGGTGACGAAAACCTGACCTGGGAAACTACCCGCCAGTTCAACCTCGGCCTGGATGTAGGGCTGCTGGCCGATCGGATCTACTTCACGGCGGAGTTCTACAACAGCATCACCGAAGACCTGCTGCTCTACGTCAACGTGCCGACGGCGCTGGGGTACGAGTCGGCCCTGACGAATATCGGCAAGGTTCGGAATCGGGGCTTCGAATTTTCCCTCACGTCCCGGAATCTGGTGGGGGCGTTCACCTGGGAGACCGACTTCAATCTCAGCGTGAACCGTAACAAAGTGCTGGCGCTGGGGCCAGATGATGCGCCTATCTATACGCTCAACATTGCCGGATTGCGCTACGTCACCCAGGTAGGGGCGCCGATCGGTAGCTATTATGGTTTCGTGGTGGAGGGCATCTATCAGTCAGAAGAGGAAATTGCGCAGGCCCCGGTCGATAGGCTGGCACCCAACCCGGGCCCCGGTGACTTTCGCTTCAAGGACATCGATGGGGATGGCGACGTGGACAACGACGATCGCACCGTCATCGGAAGCTACTTCCCCGACTATACCTTTGGCATCACCAACCGGTTCGGGTACAAAAACTTCGACCTGGCCATTTTTATCCAGGGCGTGCAGGGCAACGAGATTCTCAACCTGACCAGCCGCCACCTGAAAAATGGCGAGGCCAATTTCAACAGCTATGCCATCTTTAACGAGCGGTGGCGTTCGCCAGAAAATCCCGGCAATGGCAAAGTGCCGCGTGCCGATCGGCAGAGCGATTTGCATGGCAACAACAACCGCCCCTCCACTTTCCAGGTCGAGGACGGCTCGTACGTGCGGCTGCGTAGCGTGACGCTGGGCTACACGCTGCCGGAGCGGTTGCTGGGACGTCACCTTTCACAGGCCCGCATTTATCTGAGCGCCACCAACCTGTTCACCTGGACCAACTATCTGGGCTTCAACCCGGAGGTGAGCATGCGGGCCGAGAGTGCGTTGACGCCTGGTCTGGACTACGGTACCTATCCGCTGGCCCGAACCTACACGCTGGGAGTCAGCCTGACTTTCTAA
- a CDS encoding FecR family protein: MQQPDWTLLARYLEGTTTPEERARVEAWCAADPAHRALLKRLEVIWRTPPARPGAWDAEAAWLQVARQVRAAGTGRPPRRSRRRKLPYGVRVALVLVLLLIPLGVLLWRMTSPAPSRVAEVVTWDSWRTTTGEQKILRLADGTRIWMAPESQVDVQQPYMQHRTLRVRGEVYVEVAEASGVCLLAGPVTIRDIGTRFLVRADHPEALVQVVVEEGLVAMQAAARADSLVVAAGMLGRYDAQQSRLRVLRLSDQDLRAYFSWMQGTLVFQTASLEEVQRQLLRWFGVHFVFPPTHRQAHLTASFQLRQPIAEIAEAIGLALHLRPLARGDSIIFQPTQPE, translated from the coding sequence ATGCAACAGCCTGACTGGACACTGCTGGCCCGTTACCTGGAGGGAACGACTACGCCAGAAGAGCGCGCGCGTGTGGAGGCCTGGTGTGCGGCCGACCCTGCGCATCGTGCCCTGCTGAAGCGTCTGGAGGTGATCTGGCGGACGCCGCCTGCTCGGCCAGGGGCCTGGGATGCCGAAGCTGCCTGGCTGCAAGTCGCACGTCAGGTGCGTGCAGCAGGGACGGGGCGGCCACCACGCAGGTCGCGGCGTCGCAAGCTTCCTTATGGAGTGCGTGTTGCGCTGGTCCTGGTGCTGTTGCTGATTCCGCTGGGGGTGTTGCTCTGGCGGATGACCTCGCCCGCGCCGTCCCGGGTCGCCGAAGTGGTTACCTGGGATTCGTGGCGGACGACCACCGGCGAGCAGAAGATTCTGCGGCTGGCGGACGGCACGCGGATCTGGATGGCGCCCGAAAGTCAGGTAGATGTGCAACAACCGTATATGCAGCATCGCACGTTGAGGGTGCGGGGGGAAGTTTACGTGGAAGTGGCCGAGGCGTCCGGCGTGTGTCTGCTGGCCGGGCCGGTAACCATTCGGGATATTGGCACCCGATTTCTGGTCCGCGCCGATCATCCGGAGGCGTTGGTGCAGGTAGTGGTCGAGGAAGGATTGGTAGCGATGCAGGCGGCTGCAAGGGCCGACTCACTGGTGGTTGCGGCGGGTATGCTTGGGCGATACGATGCGCAGCAATCGCGGCTGCGGGTTCTTCGTCTGTCCGACCAGGATTTGCGCGCGTATTTCTCCTGGATGCAGGGGACGCTGGTGTTTCAGACGGCCTCGCTCGAGGAGGTGCAGCGCCAGCTATTACGCTGGTTCGGCGTACACTTCGTTTTTCCGCCCACGCATCGACAGGCCCATCTAACCGCGAGTTTTCAGCTCAGGCAACCCATTGCGGAAATAGCCGAGGCAATAGGGCTGGCGCTTCACCTGCGGCCACTTGCCCGGGGAGATTCGATCATCTTTCAACCGACCCAACCAGAGTAA